Proteins encoded by one window of Cyclobacteriaceae bacterium:
- a CDS encoding tetratricopeptide repeat protein: protein MKKDHLLLWLVSAMLVSACSMPTVLQNTIITYPPHPVVPVPEKLVVANLFDVNAQNYRDNKDELFVKLIEETVKRTATVLGEGLEVSASTEPGLIRHADSLLTIQQASHGIFITTFNAYFDQTHVEVTKTETGKEREAFYDIVVEIGYSMRGPGVQQFDTLIVARRHHSSRSVLSGLLAAGPNIVSNRDDALEGTYVNVDLYAKCFFEGREARARWLYVKKDFEAVGQAIQRSDYEAAFQASEKMTEAKDPKVSAKAYYNCAVLLEQMGRYEKVKPYLQESLRIQSTFADAREMLRDYWHQ, encoded by the coding sequence ATGAAAAAGGATCACTTATTGCTGTGGCTGGTGTCTGCCATGTTGGTTTCAGCCTGCTCCATGCCTACTGTTCTTCAAAACACGATCATCACCTATCCGCCACACCCGGTTGTACCAGTGCCTGAAAAGCTTGTCGTAGCTAACCTGTTTGATGTGAACGCACAAAACTATCGCGATAATAAGGATGAACTGTTTGTAAAACTTATTGAAGAAACGGTAAAGCGTACGGCTACTGTATTAGGCGAAGGCTTAGAGGTATCAGCTTCAACAGAACCTGGTTTAATCCGGCATGCAGATTCTTTACTCACCATACAGCAGGCTTCGCATGGCATTTTCATTACCACATTCAACGCATACTTTGATCAAACCCATGTGGAGGTAACCAAAACAGAAACCGGTAAGGAACGCGAGGCGTTTTATGATATCGTAGTGGAGATTGGATATTCTATGCGCGGCCCGGGTGTACAGCAGTTTGATACGTTAATTGTTGCGCGCAGGCATCACAGCTCACGCAGTGTGTTGAGCGGTTTACTGGCAGCCGGACCGAATATTGTTTCCAATCGCGATGATGCCCTGGAGGGAACATATGTTAATGTGGACCTGTATGCGAAATGCTTCTTTGAAGGTCGCGAAGCTCGTGCCCGTTGGTTGTATGTAAAAAAAGATTTTGAGGCAGTCGGTCAGGCCATACAACGTTCCGACTATGAAGCCGCATTTCAAGCCTCAGAAAAAATGACAGAGGCCAAGGACCCAAAAGTTTCAGCCAAGGCCTATTACAACTGTGCCGTATTACTCGAACAAATGGGTCGGTACGAAAAAGTGAAACCCTATTTACAGGAGTCGTTGCGCATTCAATCCACCTTTGCCGATGCCCGCGAGATGTTACGGGATTATTGGCATCAATAA
- a CDS encoding cation:dicarboxylase symporter family transporter: protein MTDKIFSRYLSFGSLIGMLVGVALGLGPASRISSQVLPYVEGFAKLWIVLLLLLAVPLVASYLLVSLLRLLQSKAIGKLALRGIGVHVVMLVLGALISVMLSLFLLEVITPATSGWVGTATQESTLTFTHQLSVIQAWLARIIIPVILITIIITVILNFLPSFRLQVVAVATRTNKLLFTGLHYLFLVLPLSVLCLAMIITMRNGAQLVGVAGFYITGVCAILGVAIIIQYVAIVFFGHTSLKNFFRTMLPAQFVAASTCSSLATLPALLVSVKRMGIADEVAGSAVPVFVSFFRINLMVANPFSFFLLSYLYNLPIEWPNVLFFLGLMMITSFGSPGLPQTGNVYSLPVFLAAGIPLEGVVLLKALDAIPDVFKTILNVTETAAVTSVTVRFASRREVATQLQTQTRV from the coding sequence ATGACTGATAAAATTTTTTCGCGCTATCTTTCTTTCGGGTCACTCATCGGCATGCTGGTTGGTGTTGCGTTGGGATTAGGTCCGGCATCACGGATCAGCAGTCAGGTGTTGCCATACGTGGAAGGATTTGCCAAACTGTGGATCGTTTTATTGCTGCTGCTGGCTGTTCCGCTGGTGGCAAGTTACTTGCTAGTAAGCCTGCTCAGGCTGTTGCAATCAAAAGCGATTGGTAAACTTGCTTTACGCGGAATCGGAGTGCATGTAGTTATGCTTGTGCTGGGGGCTTTAATTTCCGTGATGTTAAGCTTATTTTTGCTTGAAGTCATTACACCAGCTACTTCTGGATGGGTAGGAACAGCAACACAGGAAAGCACGCTAACATTCACGCATCAACTCTCCGTTATCCAGGCGTGGCTTGCGCGAATCATCATTCCTGTAATTCTGATCACGATAATCATTACGGTGATACTAAATTTTCTTCCTTCGTTCAGGTTACAGGTTGTGGCCGTTGCGACCCGAACGAATAAACTTCTTTTTACCGGATTGCATTATTTGTTTTTGGTATTACCACTTTCGGTATTATGTCTGGCTATGATCATCACCATGCGCAACGGAGCGCAGCTGGTTGGTGTGGCCGGATTTTATATCACCGGGGTGTGTGCAATTTTAGGAGTAGCTATAATCATACAATACGTTGCCATTGTTTTCTTTGGCCACACTTCGCTGAAAAATTTCTTTCGCACCATGTTACCGGCACAGTTTGTTGCAGCCAGCACGTGTTCATCGTTGGCTACGTTGCCTGCCTTGCTGGTTAGTGTAAAGCGCATGGGCATTGCTGACGAAGTAGCCGGATCAGCCGTTCCGGTTTTTGTATCCTTCTTCCGCATCAATCTAATGGTGGCCAATCCCTTTTCATTTTTTTTGTTGTCATACTTGTATAACCTGCCAATTGAATGGCCCAACGTATTATTTTTTCTTGGGCTGATGATGATCACCAGCTTTGGAAGCCCCGGTTTACCGCAAACCGGCAATGTGTATAGCTTGCCTGTTTTTCTGGCAGCAGGTATTCCGTTAGAGGGCGTGGTGTTGTTAAAGGCACTCGATGCTATTCCCGATGTTTTTAAAACCATATTGAATGTAACGGAAACGGCAGCCGTTACATCTGTAACCGTTCGTTTTGCTTCACGCAGAGAGGTTGCCACCCAGCTGCAAACACAAACACGTGTATGA
- a CDS encoding DNA cytosine methyltransferase has translation MIKVKFYLDKADKSKQFPIHLVLRKKDVQIKVATGEKIKRKDWDNKNQCVKETEYRHKSINKFLSFLKHEIEKHLETAPTNQLSNKKIKDKIQSLVTTRKSNTGTFIYCDNEEYYKGKQRITFVDLFAGAGGFSEGFLQAEHENKLYDFLLGSDINENCELTHLARYNYQLGMDAEFLRQDITEPDFLDNLLKKLKGKSVDVVCGGPPCQSFSLAGKRKKFDKKDDLFAHYLKVIRQLRPKYFVMENVKGILTKEEGRIQEMIVQEIRSIVDLNEFHQLIQFIIDLKKVEKEDSFILECYNLRLQFESATDKNLEALKEKYLQNIENIFRVLTPKIVDYKTSKTDKDIITIRHGFNLLKRTSELAYIRKKIINEKAFCDIDSDYFVNDFDDFLTAIDAETIVEKINQSFKRLKPSKEYAEEVNEIVKALEIYTYSFDECMSGLKAFVKRANKEKRFEEILSHIRLYNIEAPFVALASNYGVPQNRERVLFIGCRKDQKLIKEVPPTVSGKEKVTVFEALYDLDFVGNDDEKFNYEQVNLKERYNGSYGKMVSLLKKRTLDGAIDEKGGLTFAEWSKRGRLNGRFSNAKNPFYVRNFDELHSSLSHVVAPLHNHKTSKQNDDVIKRLQIILEAGDYEEAKKKLKKIGLDSEKRNYNVLKPDSQSPTVMTIPDDYIHFSSPRALTVREMARLQSFDDSFVFQGKRSTGGNKRKSEVPQFTLVGNAVPPLMARAVALEILKYIE, from the coding sequence ATGATTAAAGTTAAATTTTACCTTGATAAGGCAGATAAAAGCAAACAATTTCCAATCCATTTAGTGCTACGTAAAAAAGATGTACAGATTAAAGTGGCCACAGGAGAAAAGATTAAAAGGAAAGATTGGGACAACAAAAATCAATGTGTCAAGGAAACAGAATATAGGCACAAGTCAATAAATAAGTTCTTATCCTTTCTAAAACATGAAATTGAAAAGCATCTTGAAACTGCGCCTACTAACCAACTCTCGAATAAAAAAATAAAAGACAAGATTCAATCTCTTGTTACCACCAGAAAATCAAATACGGGCACATTCATCTATTGTGATAATGAAGAATATTACAAAGGGAAACAGCGAATCACCTTCGTTGATCTATTTGCAGGAGCAGGTGGATTTAGTGAGGGCTTTTTACAAGCTGAGCATGAAAATAAGTTATATGATTTTCTATTAGGAAGTGATATAAATGAAAATTGTGAACTCACACATCTTGCTCGATATAATTATCAGCTGGGAATGGATGCTGAATTTTTAAGGCAAGATATTACTGAGCCAGATTTTCTCGACAACCTACTCAAGAAATTAAAAGGTAAGAGTGTAGATGTAGTCTGTGGAGGCCCTCCATGCCAAAGTTTCAGTCTTGCTGGTAAGCGGAAAAAATTTGACAAGAAAGATGATCTTTTTGCACATTATCTCAAAGTTATCCGTCAACTGCGCCCTAAGTACTTTGTGATGGAAAATGTCAAGGGAATTCTCACTAAAGAAGAGGGCAGAATTCAGGAGATGATAGTCCAAGAAATTAGATCAATTGTTGACCTAAATGAGTTCCATCAGTTGATTCAATTCATTATTGATTTGAAAAAAGTCGAAAAAGAGGATTCATTTATTTTGGAGTGCTATAATCTCCGCCTGCAATTTGAATCTGCCACGGATAAAAACTTGGAAGCACTAAAAGAAAAGTATTTACAGAACATTGAAAATATTTTTAGGGTATTAACTCCCAAAATTGTTGATTACAAAACGAGCAAGACTGACAAGGATATCATAACCATTAGACATGGATTCAACCTCTTAAAAAGAACAAGTGAGCTTGCATACATTAGGAAAAAAATAATCAACGAGAAGGCTTTCTGTGACATTGATTCAGATTACTTTGTTAATGATTTTGATGATTTTCTCACAGCAATTGATGCGGAAACAATTGTGGAAAAAATCAATCAATCATTTAAACGGTTAAAGCCCTCTAAAGAATACGCTGAAGAAGTTAATGAAATCGTCAAGGCATTAGAAATTTACACTTATTCCTTTGATGAGTGTATGAGTGGACTTAAAGCCTTTGTAAAGAGGGCTAATAAAGAGAAACGATTTGAGGAAATTTTATCACACATTCGTCTTTATAACATTGAAGCTCCGTTTGTTGCACTTGCTTCGAATTATGGTGTTCCTCAAAACAGGGAAAGGGTTCTTTTTATTGGATGCAGAAAAGATCAAAAACTAATTAAAGAAGTCCCACCCACTGTTAGTGGAAAAGAAAAAGTTACCGTTTTTGAAGCATTGTATGACTTGGATTTTGTTGGAAATGATGATGAAAAATTTAATTACGAACAAGTCAATCTGAAGGAGAGGTACAATGGCTCTTATGGTAAAATGGTTTCACTGTTGAAAAAGAGAACCCTTGATGGGGCAATTGATGAAAAGGGTGGGCTTACTTTCGCAGAATGGTCAAAAAGAGGGCGACTAAACGGAAGATTTTCCAATGCAAAGAATCCTTTTTATGTAAGAAATTTTGATGAACTACATAGCTCCCTCTCACACGTTGTAGCCCCATTGCACAACCACAAGACCAGCAAACAAAATGATGACGTTATAAAACGTTTGCAAATTATTCTAGAAGCTGGAGATTATGAAGAAGCGAAGAAGAAATTAAAGAAAATTGGCTTAGATTCGGAGAAGAGAAATTATAATGTTCTTAAACCAGATTCCCAAAGCCCAACAGTAATGACCATCCCTGATGACTATATTCACTTCTCTAGTCCGCGGGCTTTGACCGTTCGTGAAATGGCCAGGCTACAATCTTTTGATGATTCGTTTGTATTCCAAGGTAAAAGATCAACTGGAGGAAACAAAAGGAAATCAGAAGTTCCGCAATTCACGCTAGTGGGTAATGCGGTTCCTCCGCTAATGGCGAGAGCAGTAGCGCTTGAAATTTTAAAGTATATAGAATAA
- a CDS encoding ABC transporter permease: MLKNYLAIALRNIRQNPLYAFINIFSLAIGLAACLAIYLFITDERSFDAFHSKKANIYRLDEVQNFTGTNVQKVALSMPGMGPALANEFPEVVTYTRFMNRNKLLVEKDEKRFLLNNLAQVDSTYLEIFDFPLLQGDRTTALDLPYTMVITEETALKFFASADEAMNNSLKFRDREYKITGILKNIPEQSHMQVDALVSLTTTTSEDKGFNDRWGSNFLNTYLVLHPNTDIAAMEEKFPAFMSRHMDDPDINEYYKLFLQPLNEVHLASTDIEHDYNNYRKFNGKYLDIFSIVGIFILLIASVNFMNLTTARASHRGKEIGVRKTVGAKKVQLFSQFIFESVLLASVALVLAVLLNVALLPLLNTLIGRQLSLFTIFQHGEQVVFVILGTLALGLLAGIYPSFYMTSFSLSRIIKGGNEGKSVFRSGLVVVQFGLALAMIVSTLIVLQQLTFMQSKDIGFNKDQIMLVDMNRDANEKFEMLRTELKRSPHILGVTASGQRLGNNFHQWGFKVKADTGVVNITPSNVNVDYEYLTVYGMELKEGRNFSKDIATDNGMAFIINESLANELGLKETIGTRAGHGWYHNDSLGTIIGIVKDFNFNSLHYKVNTLEMVVHPDWGYDEMSVKIDATHAQEAIAHVKNLWEEHIPNYPFDYTFLDEHFAVLYRSDQQMGSVVAIMAGLAILISCMGLFGLAAIITGKKTKEIGIRKVLGASEGQITMLLSRNFMLLITLSFVLVTPVTYYLLRTWLEGFAYRVGINPLLFVLGGVIAMVIALGTISYHTLRSARANPVKALRYE, from the coding sequence ATGCTGAAAAACTACCTCGCCATTGCCCTGCGCAACATCCGCCAAAACCCCCTGTACGCGTTCATCAACATCTTCAGCCTCGCCATCGGCCTGGCGGCTTGTTTAGCCATTTACCTGTTCATTACCGATGAGCGCAGCTTCGATGCCTTTCACAGTAAAAAAGCAAACATCTACCGCCTCGATGAGGTGCAAAACTTTACCGGCACCAACGTACAAAAAGTAGCACTGAGCATGCCGGGCATGGGGCCCGCACTCGCCAACGAGTTTCCGGAAGTGGTTACGTACACGCGCTTCATGAACCGCAATAAACTGCTGGTGGAAAAAGACGAGAAACGCTTTCTGCTCAACAACCTCGCCCAGGTCGACAGCACCTACCTCGAAATCTTCGACTTCCCCCTGCTGCAAGGCGACCGCACCACCGCACTCGACCTGCCCTACACCATGGTGATCACCGAAGAAACGGCACTGAAGTTTTTTGCTTCCGCAGATGAAGCGATGAACAATTCGCTGAAGTTTCGCGACCGCGAATACAAAATCACGGGCATCTTAAAAAACATTCCGGAGCAATCGCACATGCAGGTGGATGCGCTCGTGTCTTTAACCACTACCACCAGCGAAGACAAAGGCTTTAACGACCGGTGGGGTTCCAACTTCCTCAACACCTACCTGGTGCTACACCCCAACACGGATATTGCCGCGATGGAAGAAAAATTTCCGGCCTTCATGTCGCGCCACATGGACGACCCCGACATCAACGAATACTACAAACTTTTTCTTCAACCGCTCAACGAGGTGCACCTCGCCAGCACCGACATCGAACACGACTACAACAACTACCGCAAGTTCAACGGCAAGTACCTCGATATTTTTTCGATTGTTGGCATTTTCATTTTGCTCATCGCCAGTGTAAACTTCATGAACCTCACCACCGCACGCGCCTCACACCGCGGCAAAGAAATTGGCGTGCGCAAAACCGTGGGCGCCAAAAAAGTGCAACTGTTTTCGCAGTTTATTTTTGAATCGGTATTGCTGGCCAGTGTGGCCCTAGTTTTGGCGGTACTGCTCAATGTTGCCCTGTTACCACTGCTCAACACCCTCATCGGGCGACAGCTTTCCTTGTTCACGATTTTTCAACACGGTGAGCAGGTGGTGTTTGTCATCCTCGGCACACTGGCGCTTGGTTTACTCGCGGGCATCTACCCTTCGTTTTACATGACTTCCTTTTCGCTGTCGCGCATCATCAAAGGCGGCAACGAAGGCAAATCTGTTTTCCGCAGTGGCCTGGTGGTCGTGCAATTCGGATTGGCCCTGGCGATGATTGTGAGCACGCTCATTGTACTGCAGCAACTCACCTTCATGCAAAGCAAAGACATCGGCTTCAACAAAGACCAGATCATGCTGGTGGACATGAACCGCGATGCGAATGAAAAATTTGAAATGCTGCGCACGGAGTTAAAACGCAGTCCGCACATACTGGGCGTTACGGCCAGCGGGCAGCGGCTGGGCAATAATTTTCATCAGTGGGGTTTTAAAGTGAAAGCCGATACGGGCGTAGTGAACATTACACCCAGCAACGTAAATGTCGACTACGAATACCTGACCGTGTATGGCATGGAGTTGAAGGAAGGCCGGAACTTTTCGAAAGACATCGCCACCGACAACGGGATGGCGTTCATCATCAACGAATCGCTGGCCAACGAGCTGGGGTTGAAGGAAACCATCGGCACACGGGCCGGGCACGGCTGGTACCACAACGATTCGCTCGGCACCATCATCGGCATTGTAAAAGATTTTAATTTCAATTCACTGCACTACAAAGTGAATACATTGGAGATGGTGGTGCATCCGGATTGGGGCTATGATGAAATGTCGGTGAAGATTGATGCCACCCATGCGCAGGAAGCGATTGCGCATGTAAAAAATTTATGGGAGGAGCACATCCCCAATTACCCGTTCGATTACACCTTTCTGGATGAACACTTTGCCGTACTCTACCGCTCCGATCAGCAGATGGGTTCGGTGGTAGCCATCATGGCAGGCCTGGCCATTTTGATTTCGTGTATGGGCTTGTTCGGGTTGGCTGCGATTATCACCGGAAAGAAAACGAAGGAGATTGGCATACGAAAAGTGTTGGGCGCGAGTGAAGGGCAAATCACGATGTTGCTGTCGCGTAACTTCATGTTGCTCATCACCCTTTCATTTGTGCTGGTAACACCTGTAACGTATTACCTGTTGCGCACGTGGCTGGAAGGTTTTGCGTATCGCGTAGGCATTAATCCGTTGTTGTTTGTGTTGGGTGGCGTGATTGCCATGGTGATTGCCTTGGGCACCATCAGCTACCACACGTTACGCTCCGCCCGCGCCAACCCGGTGAAGGCGTTAAGGTATGAGTAG
- a CDS encoding GIY-YIG nuclease family protein has protein sequence MQKGGCVYIMTNIGNTVLYTGVTSDLVSRVLEHREGKYPNSFTSRYNVKRLVYYEIFASIEEAIDREKQIKGGSRKRKEELINTMNPEWRDLFEDIKNW, from the coding sequence ATGCAGAAAGGGGGCTGTGTTTATATAATGACAAACATTGGGAACACGGTCCTGTACACAGGAGTAACATCCGATTTAGTTAGCCGGGTTTTAGAGCATAGGGAAGGGAAGTATCCGAATAGTTTTACTTCACGATATAATGTAAAGAGGCTGGTGTATTATGAAATATTTGCTTCCATTGAGGAGGCGATTGATCGGGAGAAGCAGATTAAGGGAGGCTCACGCAAAAGAAAGGAGGAGTTGATTAATACTATGAATCCAGAGTGGAGGGATTTGTTTGAGGACATTAAGAACTGGTGA
- a CDS encoding nucleotidyl transferase AbiEii/AbiGii toxin family protein codes for MLKNNFINRQATLKIARALGELNSRVVFVGGAMVSLYSDDPAAEDVRPTKDIDLTFQITSPGKLEQLREELTLKGFRQTHEDDIICRFRFDDLLVDVMSTEAVGWAPSNRWFKPGFEQAIAVELDDVNINIMPLPYFLASKIDAFFDRGLHDVYASADLEDIVYLFNYSTTLVKQIRAAEPEVFAYLQQATEKILTDERILSAIRGHLYYETADERMVIIKAKMNSVINSNIH; via the coding sequence ATGCTGAAAAATAACTTCATTAACCGGCAAGCAACATTGAAAATTGCACGAGCGCTGGGTGAGCTGAACTCCCGTGTGGTGTTTGTGGGTGGAGCTATGGTGAGTTTGTATAGTGATGATCCGGCCGCAGAAGATGTTCGCCCCACAAAAGACATTGATCTTACCTTTCAGATTACATCACCCGGGAAACTGGAACAACTTCGTGAAGAACTTACCTTGAAGGGATTCAGGCAAACACATGAAGACGATATCATCTGCAGGTTTCGCTTTGATGATTTGCTTGTAGATGTGATGTCTACTGAGGCCGTGGGTTGGGCGCCCAGTAACCGTTGGTTCAAGCCCGGTTTTGAACAGGCCATAGCTGTTGAGCTTGATGATGTGAACATAAACATTATGCCCTTACCCTATTTTCTTGCTTCAAAAATAGATGCCTTTTTTGACAGGGGTCTGCATGATGTTTATGCCAGTGCCGATCTGGAAGACATCGTGTATCTTTTCAACTATTCAACAACGTTGGTTAAACAAATCAGGGCAGCAGAGCCTGAGGTGTTCGCATATTTACAACAAGCCACTGAAAAGATATTGACCGATGAGAGGATTCTGTCTGCTATTAGAGGCCACTTATACTATGAGACTGCCGATGAAAGAATGGTGATCATCAAAGCAAAAATGAATAGCGTAATTAACTCAAATATCCATTGA